From the Deinococcus sonorensis KR-87 genome, the window GGCGCTGCTGCTCCACAGCGGCGCGGCCATGCTGTGGGCCACGCTGCACCCCGCCGCCGACCGGCCGCTGATGAACCGGGCTGCCGAGCTGAACGGGGGGGAGGTCTGGACCAGCCTGACCGATCACAGCGCCCTGGAGCTGGACGAGGTGGGGGAGGTCTGCTTCACGCAGCTGGACAGCGCCTGAGCAGCCGGCTCGTGCTCAGAAGCCGACGAGCCGCAACACCCAGCCGCCCACCACATTGATGATCTGGCTGATCAGCGGCCGGGCCAGGTAGATAAACACCATCACCACGATGAAGCTGTACGGCATCATCTCGAACTGCATCAAGGAGCGGCCCAGGGTGCGCGGGAACAGGGCGGCCAGCATGCGGCTCCCGTCCAGCAGCGGAATGGGAATCAGGTTGAACACCGCCAGCACCACGTTGATTTCCAGCACCGCAATCAGCACCTGCACGGCCAGCTGTCCGTCCTGAAAGATGCGTAGCAGCAGTCCAGCCACAATGGCGATGGCCAGATTGGAGAGGGGCCCGGCGGCCGACACCCAGAAGGTGCCCCAGCGACCCAGAGTGGTGGGGTTGACCGGCACCGGCTTGGCGAAGCCGAAGCCGGCGAACAGCAGCAGCAGCGTTCCGAAGGGGTCCAGATGGGCCAGCGGATTGAGCGTGACCCGCCCGAAGCGCCGAGGCGTCGAGTCGCCCAGCCGGTCGGCGGTGTAGGCATGGGCGAACTCGTGGGCGGCGAGCGACAGAACCAGGGCCAGTGCAGTGATGACAAAGGCGACGGGGTTGGTTTGCAGGAGACCGATCAGCACCCGGCCATTCTAGGGGCTGGCCAGATGAGGGGCGTTCACAGCGGCAGCCACGCGATCACGGTGCCCAGCCCGCGCCAGACCGGAGCGGTCACCCAGCCCAGCCCGCCCGACAGCGCCAGCAGCAGCCACACGATGTAGGTGACCGGCACGCCCGCCCCCTTGAGCTGGGCCATCAGGCGCTGCGCCGGGCGTGGAGCGGCCTGTTCCAGGGCGCGGCCCACGTCCAGGCCCGGCAGCGGCAGCACAAAGAACAGCGCGTGCTGGGTCAGGCCCAGCGCCGCCATCTGCAGCGCGTGTCCCAGCGGGTCGAAGGTGGAGAGCCACACCTGCTGGGCGCGTTGTAGCACCAGCAGCACCAGCGCGCTCAGCAGCAGCAGCAGCGGCCCGGACAGCAGCACCCAGCCGGCCCGCCGGCCGCGCAGTGCCAGCGGCACCGGGCGTGGCAGCGCCAGCCCCAGCAGCAGATAGCCGAGCAGCCCCCACAGACTGAAATGCACCGGCGGTTCCGGCGTGCCGAAGCCCGCCCGCTGCCCGGACGGGTCGCCCAGACGCCGGGCCAGCTGTGCCTGCGCCACGTTGTGCAGCACCAGCCCGCCCAGCACCGCCAGCACCAGCAGCACCAGCACCAGCGGGTCCCGGGCAATTTGGCTGATCGGGCCGAACATCAGCCGCGCTCCGCAAGATAGGCCTGCACAGCCGCCACCTCGTCGTCGCGGGAGTGCAGCCGGTGCTGGGCCCGCAGCCGGCTCAGGTGGGCCAGCACCTCGCCGACCTGCGGCCCGGGCGGGAGACCCAGGCTCAGCAGGTCGCGGCCCTGCAGCGGCGGATAGGGGGGAGCGAGGCCCAGCACCTCCCGCAGGGTGGCCTCCGGCGTGCCGGGCGGGTACGGCCGGTCGCTGCGTGCCCGGGCCAGCAGGTCCAGCGCCCGCTCGCCCAGGCCCAGCTGCCGGGCCAGGGCCGGGGCGTCCGGGGTGCGGCTGTAGAGCGCGGCGGCCGCCAGCGTCGCGCCAGGGGCGGGTTGCCGGGCGTCCAGGCGCTCCAGCACCTCGGCGGCGCCTTCGGGCAGCAGGGTGCCCGCGCCCCACGTCTGCAGGCGCCAGGCGGCCCGGCCCGGCGCCGGTTCATCCAGCAGCAGGCGCAGCTCGGCCCACAGTCTCGGTGTGTGCGGCGCCTCGCGCAGGGCGTCCGGCACCTGGGCCAGCAGCGCGGGGTGGGCCCGCAGGTCCAGCCGGGCGGCCAGCCGGGCGGCCCGGATCAGGCGCGAGGCGTCGTCCCGAAAGCTGTGGTCATGCAGGGGCCGCAGGGTACGGGCCGCCAGATCGTCCAGCGCGCCTTCCGGACAGCGCAGGCCCACCGGCTGTCCATCCGGGCCGATCAGCAGCGCCAGCGCATTCACGCTGAAGTCGCGGCGCTGCAGGTCCTGCATCAGGGTGCCGGGGAAGGGAAGCGGCGACGCGCCCGGCTGCGGGTACTGTTCCATTCGCGCGCTCACCACGTCGGCCACCAGACCGCCCGGCAGCGTGAGGGTGGCGTTGCGGTAGGCCGGGTGCCACAGCCGGGGCAGTCCCAGCCGCTCCAACAGCAGCTCCACCTCCACGCCGCTCACCACGATGTCTAGGTCCGGCGTCTCGCTGGCCGCCTGCAGCAGCAGATCACGCACCGCGCCGCCCACCAGCGCCACCTGGGCCCGTGGACCCGCGAGCACCGCCAGCTGCTCCAGCAGCCCACGGGCCGGGGCCGGCAGGGCCGCGTACAGCTGCCGGGCGTCCACGGGGTGACTGGGGGGCTTCAGGTCGGCCCAATTCAGCACGCCCAGCAGGGTGCCCTGCTCCACCACCGCCACTCCTGGTGCGCCAGCGTCTCGCGCCACGGCGCGCGCCTGATCCGGGCTCCAGGTCGGCGGCACCTGCGGCAGCGCGGCGGCAGACAGCACCGGCCAGCCTCCACCGTGGGGCGGAGGCTGGAGCGGCAGCAGGGTCCGGAGGGTGGGCGGCGCGGTCACGCCCGGCATTGTCTCACGCAGCCTGCGCCTTAATTGCTGAAGGCGGAGGCGTCCAGCGTCACCTTGACGTTCCGGCTCTTGCCGCCGCGCACCACCGTCAGGGTGATGGTGTCGCCCTGGCGCTTGTCGATCAGGTACGACTGCAGGTCTTCCAGCGTGTCGATCGGCTGCCCGTTCACCTTGGTGATCACGTCGCCGCCCAGGGAGATCTGGCCGCCCTGGAACTGCT encodes:
- a CDS encoding site-2 protease family protein, yielding MLIGLLQTNPVAFVITALALVLSLAAHEFAHAYTADRLGDSTPRRFGRVTLNPLAHLDPFGTLLLLFAGFGFAKPVPVNPTTLGRWGTFWVSAAGPLSNLAIAIVAGLLLRIFQDGQLAVQVLIAVLEINVVLAVFNLIPIPLLDGSRMLAALFPRTLGRSLMQFEMMPYSFIVVMVFIYLARPLISQIINVVGGWVLRLVGF
- a CDS encoding CCA tRNA nucleotidyltransferase gives rise to the protein MTAPPTLRTLLPLQPPPHGGGWPVLSAAALPQVPPTWSPDQARAVARDAGAPGVAVVEQGTLLGVLNWADLKPPSHPVDARQLYAALPAPARGLLEQLAVLAGPRAQVALVGGAVRDLLLQAASETPDLDIVVSGVEVELLLERLGLPRLWHPAYRNATLTLPGGLVADVVSARMEQYPQPGASPLPFPGTLMQDLQRRDFSVNALALLIGPDGQPVGLRCPEGALDDLAARTLRPLHDHSFRDDASRLIRAARLAARLDLRAHPALLAQVPDALREAPHTPRLWAELRLLLDEPAPGRAAWRLQTWGAGTLLPEGAAEVLERLDARQPAPGATLAAAALYSRTPDAPALARQLGLGERALDLLARARSDRPYPPGTPEATLREVLGLAPPYPPLQGRDLLSLGLPPGPQVGEVLAHLSRLRAQHRLHSRDDEVAAVQAYLAERG